The following are from one region of the Candidatus Trichorickettsia mobilis genome:
- a CDS encoding dihydroneopterin aldolase, whose product MSDQINLPKLKITDLRLWVHLGCSAEERSNPQAVSISAHFVFPVAPKGAYTDLISDSICYRRAVELIKEAVEGKEFNLIEHLAVRVYDALFSYINEVGYNNLKIKVVATKISPPIPGLYGGVSFSYSGKQH is encoded by the coding sequence GTGTCTGATCAAATTAATTTACCTAAATTAAAAATTACTGATTTACGACTTTGGGTACATCTTGGTTGCAGCGCTGAAGAAAGATCAAATCCACAAGCAGTGAGTATTAGCGCTCATTTTGTTTTTCCAGTAGCGCCCAAGGGAGCCTATACTGACCTTATCAGTGATAGTATATGCTACCGACGAGCAGTAGAGTTAATTAAAGAAGCTGTCGAAGGCAAAGAATTTAATTTGATTGAGCATCTGGCTGTAAGAGTTTATGATGCTTTGTTTAGTTATATCAATGAAGTAGGATATAATAATCTAAAAATTAAAGTAGTCGCTACTAAAATATCGCCACCAATACCAGGGTTGTATGGTGGGGTATCCTTCAGCTATTCTGGAAAGCAACATTAG
- a CDS encoding CADD family putative folate metabolism protein, with the protein MNFITKLNDELEQYNLLNHDFYKSWSAGCLSSETLQLYAQEYYKHVAAFPRYVSAIHSSCEHLPHRQILLKNLIEEEQGEDNHPELWARFAEKLGCNRLDMQNEPTLNETKLLVDGYFKLVYKDFASGLGALYAYERQTPGVAKSKIEGLQKFYHVNDERSLKFFTVHLEADEWHSAECAKIIEELDNTQQQLVVDGAINGAKLLWQFLDGMTRSIASAH; encoded by the coding sequence ATGAATTTTATTACTAAATTAAATGACGAATTAGAGCAATATAATTTGCTAAACCATGATTTTTATAAATCTTGGAGTGCCGGTTGTTTAAGTAGCGAGACCTTGCAATTATATGCTCAGGAATACTATAAGCATGTAGCTGCTTTTCCAAGATATGTCAGTGCTATTCATTCTTCATGTGAGCATTTACCCCATCGGCAGATATTATTAAAAAATTTAATTGAAGAAGAGCAGGGTGAAGATAATCATCCGGAGCTATGGGCACGTTTTGCTGAAAAGTTGGGTTGTAATCGTCTTGATATGCAAAATGAGCCTACTTTAAACGAAACCAAGTTACTGGTAGATGGTTATTTTAAACTAGTATATAAAGATTTTGCCAGTGGTCTTGGTGCTTTATATGCATATGAACGTCAAACTCCAGGAGTTGCCAAATCTAAAATAGAAGGTTTACAGAAATTTTATCATGTTAATGATGAAAGGTCGTTAAAATTTTTTACAGTGCATTTAGAGGCAGATGAATGGCATTCTGCCGAATGTGCTAAGATTATTGAGGAGCTTGATAATACGCAGCAGCAACTAGTTGTTGATGGAGCAATAAATGGAGCTAAGTTATTGTGGCAGTTTTTAGATGGGATGACCAGGAGTATAGCGAGTGCACATTAA
- the folP gene encoding dihydropteroate synthase: MIYLSLGSNQGNRLAYLRKAVMELEKYGFTVSEESIVLETKALLPANAPESWDMPYLNMIVAGHTTKSPLELLSDLKAIEVLCGRDKLRTKWAPRPIDIDILLWDNHNFELSDLKVPHPQLLSRPFLIHLLAMMDVQYCCQEVDSNYYGMNFAQIAHQNVRVEECFLRSLVLNPKLVAIVNVTPDSFSDGGLYLDPQVAMQKILALSEEGAYIIDIGAQSTRPNAIMVGAEEEWRRLQPVLQNIKQWQESGYQLTISIDSFLPEVIRRAIIEYEVAWINDQKGSLDDHSLKFIADHGCNIVVMHSLSIPPDKNNCVDFNVSPIDTILLWAEKIIARLIACGFTRQQIILDPGIGFGKSIYQNLILFRTIQKLKELECQIFIGHSRKSYMTSFCKAEAIDRDIETLAVSQELCQLGVDYLRVHDIEKHQRFFVAKKAVFNR, translated from the coding sequence ATGATTTATCTTAGTCTTGGTTCAAATCAAGGTAATCGGTTAGCTTATTTACGAAAAGCGGTGATGGAGCTAGAGAAGTATGGTTTTACAGTATCAGAAGAATCAATTGTTTTGGAAACTAAAGCATTGCTGCCTGCAAATGCACCAGAATCCTGGGATATGCCATATCTTAACATGATAGTTGCAGGTCATACAACTAAATCTCCTCTCGAGTTATTATCAGATCTTAAAGCAATAGAAGTGTTATGTGGTAGAGATAAGCTACGGACAAAGTGGGCTCCTCGTCCAATAGATATAGATATATTACTGTGGGATAACCATAATTTTGAGCTGTCGGATTTGAAAGTGCCACATCCGCAATTATTATCACGGCCGTTTTTAATTCATTTACTAGCAATGATGGATGTGCAATATTGCTGTCAAGAAGTGGACAGTAATTATTATGGTATGAATTTCGCTCAGATAGCTCACCAAAATGTAAGAGTGGAAGAATGTTTTCTAAGAAGTTTAGTTTTAAATCCAAAATTGGTGGCTATTGTCAATGTCACCCCAGACTCTTTCTCTGATGGCGGTTTATATCTTGATCCGCAAGTCGCTATGCAAAAAATATTAGCTTTGAGCGAAGAGGGAGCTTATATAATTGATATTGGCGCTCAGTCTACGCGCCCAAATGCAATAATGGTTGGAGCAGAGGAAGAATGGAGGCGCCTGCAGCCGGTTTTACAAAATATTAAGCAGTGGCAAGAATCTGGTTATCAATTGACTATCAGCATCGATAGTTTTTTACCGGAAGTGATCCGTAGAGCAATAATAGAATATGAGGTTGCGTGGATTAATGATCAAAAAGGTAGTTTAGATGATCATAGTTTAAAGTTTATAGCGGATCATGGCTGTAACATTGTGGTAATGCATTCGCTTTCTATACCTCCAGATAAAAATAATTGTGTAGATTTTAATGTATCACCTATTGATACTATATTATTATGGGCAGAGAAGATTATCGCTCGTTTGATTGCTTGTGGTTTTACAAGACAACAGATTATTCTTGATCCCGGCATTGGCTTCGGTAAATCAATTTATCAAAACCTAATATTATTCAGAACTATTCAGAAACTAAAAGAGTTAGAATGTCAGATATTTATCGGTCATTCAAGAAAGTCCTACATGACTAGTTTTTGTAAAGCAGAGGCTATAGATCGAGATATAGAAACTTTAGCTGTATCTCAGGAACTATGTCAGTTAGGAGTTGATTATTTACGCGTGCATGATATCGAAAAACATCAGCGCTTTTTTGTAGCAAAAAAAGCAGTGTTTAATAGATGA
- a CDS encoding dihydrofolate reductase, which yields MSNRPIITGIMACDLMGAIGKNNKLPWNSEEELEHFRKTTIDNVMIMGYQTFTSMPERALENRQNIVFSRTARIQIKENIVFVSSLQEFLSLINDYKDQKCFMIGGAQIVNLFLANNLITEFILTKFKRTYGGDVFFPLHLLENWSYIIISEHTDFIIYKYLNPG from the coding sequence ATGAGTAACAGACCAATAATAACTGGAATTATGGCCTGTGATTTGATGGGTGCTATCGGCAAAAATAATAAATTACCATGGAATTCAGAAGAAGAATTAGAACATTTCCGTAAAACAACCATTGATAATGTGATGATTATGGGCTATCAGACATTTACTTCAATGCCTGAGAGAGCTTTGGAAAATAGGCAGAATATAGTTTTTTCACGAACAGCTAGAATTCAGATTAAAGAGAATATAGTATTTGTGTCATCTCTACAGGAATTTTTGAGTTTAATAAACGATTATAAAGACCAGAAATGTTTTATGATTGGCGGTGCTCAAATTGTAAATTTATTTTTAGCAAATAATTTAATTACAGAATTTATATTGACTAAATTTAAACGAACCTATGGAGGAGATGTATTTTTTCCGTTGCATTTACTTGAGAATTGGTCTTATATCATAATTAGTGAACATACTGATTTTATCATTTATAAATATTTAAATCCCGGGTAA
- a CDS encoding S41 family peptidase yields the protein MYLRLITFNIVLLICTYALADKQTSNQIYYKQFQEIFERINKDYVQDPDKQKMTDSAINGMLTSLDPHSGYYTDEDLDDFINQTKGEFGGIGVEVMYDNGAIKVISPIDDLPADKAGIKAGDYIVGVNDELVSTIGFNKAVKEMRGEPGTKVKLFVIKNDEVKPQDVELTREIVKIKPIKSHLEEGGIAYVRIVTFNEHTIQEMKKAFKSVEASNTADGGIKGIILDLRNNPGGLLDQAIAVSEYFIDSGTIVSTKGRTDTNNSVLTASKFTAKAPNVPIVVLINSGSASASEIVAGALQDYKRAIILGTKSFGKGSVQTFVQVSPRAAVKLTTARYYTPLGRSIQAEGIEPDIIIEPAKVEYPGQKNEERRFSESSLKNYLKNDNKDLKDNEQKKDKDKLKKDKDKPELKIEKAENYQPSELYKKDYQFARAYDLIRGLILSKNK from the coding sequence ATGTATTTACGCCTAATCACATTTAATATTGTTTTACTTATTTGCACATATGCACTTGCGGATAAACAAACATCGAACCAGATATATTATAAGCAATTTCAGGAAATTTTTGAACGCATCAATAAAGATTATGTACAAGATCCTGATAAACAAAAAATGACTGATTCTGCAATTAATGGCATGTTAACTTCTCTCGATCCTCATTCCGGTTATTATACTGATGAAGATTTAGACGATTTTATTAATCAGACTAAAGGTGAATTTGGCGGTATTGGTGTTGAAGTGATGTATGATAATGGTGCAATCAAAGTAATCTCACCGATTGATGACTTACCAGCCGACAAAGCAGGTATTAAAGCTGGAGATTATATAGTTGGAGTAAATGATGAATTAGTGTCGACCATTGGTTTTAATAAAGCCGTCAAAGAAATGCGAGGTGAACCTGGTACTAAGGTAAAGTTATTTGTCATTAAAAATGATGAAGTTAAGCCACAAGATGTTGAATTAACCAGAGAAATAGTAAAAATCAAACCAATCAAGTCTCATTTAGAAGAAGGTGGAATCGCTTATGTAAGGATTGTGACATTTAATGAACATACTATCCAAGAGATGAAAAAAGCTTTCAAAAGTGTTGAGGCTAGCAACACTGCTGATGGTGGCATTAAAGGTATTATACTTGACTTACGAAACAATCCAGGTGGTTTATTGGATCAAGCAATCGCTGTCAGTGAATATTTTATTGACTCAGGAACTATTGTAAGTACTAAAGGTCGTACTGATACTAATAATTCAGTGCTTACTGCTAGTAAATTTACCGCAAAAGCGCCAAATGTTCCGATAGTAGTTTTAATCAATTCGGGGTCAGCATCTGCTTCTGAAATTGTTGCCGGTGCTTTACAGGATTATAAACGAGCAATAATTCTTGGTACTAAATCTTTTGGCAAAGGCTCAGTTCAAACTTTTGTACAAGTCAGCCCTAGGGCTGCAGTCAAGCTCACTACTGCTAGATATTATACACCTTTAGGTCGTTCGATCCAGGCTGAAGGTATTGAACCAGATATCATTATTGAGCCAGCAAAAGTTGAGTATCCTGGACAAAAAAATGAAGAGAGACGTTTTTCTGAATCTTCTTTAAAAAACTATTTAAAAAATGATAATAAAGACTTAAAAGATAATGAGCAAAAAAAAGACAAAGATAAACTTAAAAAAGATAAAGATAAGCCAGAATTAAAAATAGAAAAAGCTGAGAATTATCAACCGTCAGAGCTGTATAAAAAGGATTACCAATTTGCTAGAGCTTATGATTTAATTCGTGGATTAATTTTAAGTAAAAATAAGTAA
- the lon gene encoding endopeptidase La, with product MQASQTLPLLALRDIVIFPGMIAPIFVGREKSILALSAAQKVEGSQYILLVTQIQQNADDPKPEDLYKIGVIAKIIQTIKLPNNNAKILVEAINRVELSKISNHEWLTANYTIMPDQEVDDLEELNMVTLNVVNIFKEYVQQNKKINPEILNIINEQKNPSYILNILSSHLTCAVEVKQTLLNEVNLLQRANLLIQIIEAEMAQINTEQALQHRVKKQIEKTQRDYYLHEQMKAIQKELDGGDEKSDFYDIEKKIKSLKMSQEAQTKAEAELKKLKMMNQMSAESSVIRNYLDTLVALPWGKIDKDKIDIKKAEAILNRDHFGLEKVKERIIEYLAVLQRSKKIRGPILCFIGPPGVGKTSLVKSIAEAVGRKYTKFALGGVRDEAEIRGHRKTYLGSMPGKIINSLKKAKTDNPVMLLDEIDKMAADFRGDPASALLEVLDPEQNSTFVDHYLEVEYNLSNVMFIATANTYNLPRALLDRMEIINISGYVEAEKMQIAKKYLVPKQFKMHGVKQNEIHITDEVILELIRYYTKESGVRSLEREIGSLTRKGLKQILSNKNILELTITPDNLEEYLGVKKYRFGLAEATDQIGATTGLAYTEVGGDLLTIEAVSFPGKGDIKTTGKLGDVMKESAAAAYSCFRTCADSFGLKYEDYKDLDIHIHVPEGAIPKDGPSAGIAIFTTIVSLMTRRPVKYTVAMTGEITLSGKVLPIGGLKEKLLAASRGGIKTVLIPQDNVKDLKDIPANIKDNLEILPVATINQVLEFALAK from the coding sequence ATGCAAGCATCACAAACACTACCATTACTTGCACTCAGAGATATAGTAATATTTCCAGGGATGATAGCTCCTATTTTTGTTGGACGCGAAAAATCTATTTTAGCACTCTCTGCAGCACAAAAAGTTGAAGGTAGTCAATATATACTATTAGTTACTCAGATACAACAGAATGCTGATGACCCAAAACCTGAAGATCTTTATAAAATTGGAGTAATCGCCAAAATTATTCAAACGATTAAGCTACCTAATAATAATGCAAAAATTTTAGTTGAGGCCATTAATCGAGTTGAACTATCAAAAATTTCTAATCATGAATGGTTAACAGCCAACTATACTATTATGCCGGATCAAGAAGTTGATGATTTGGAAGAACTGAATATGGTTACATTAAATGTGGTAAACATTTTTAAAGAATATGTGCAGCAAAATAAAAAAATTAATCCTGAAATTTTAAATATAATTAATGAGCAAAAAAATCCAAGTTATATCTTAAATATTTTATCATCTCATTTAACTTGCGCAGTAGAAGTAAAGCAAACTCTGCTTAATGAAGTAAATCTGCTGCAACGAGCAAATTTATTAATACAAATTATTGAAGCTGAAATGGCTCAAATCAATACTGAACAAGCATTGCAGCATAGAGTAAAAAAACAGATTGAAAAAACTCAACGAGACTATTACTTGCATGAGCAAATGAAAGCTATCCAGAAAGAGCTAGATGGCGGTGATGAAAAGTCTGATTTTTACGATATTGAGAAAAAAATTAAATCCTTAAAAATGTCACAAGAAGCCCAAACTAAGGCTGAGGCTGAACTTAAAAAATTGAAAATGATGAACCAAATGTCAGCTGAATCTTCAGTGATTAGAAATTATCTGGATACGCTAGTAGCTTTGCCTTGGGGAAAAATTGATAAAGACAAAATAGATATCAAGAAAGCTGAAGCAATTTTGAATCGTGATCATTTTGGCTTAGAAAAAGTTAAAGAACGGATCATTGAATATTTAGCAGTACTACAACGTTCTAAAAAAATCAGAGGACCAATATTATGTTTTATTGGTCCTCCAGGAGTGGGAAAAACTTCTTTAGTGAAATCGATAGCTGAAGCAGTTGGCAGAAAATATACTAAATTTGCTCTTGGTGGTGTTAGAGATGAAGCTGAGATTCGTGGTCATCGAAAAACTTATCTCGGTTCAATGCCTGGCAAAATCATTAATTCATTAAAAAAAGCAAAGACTGATAACCCAGTAATGTTGCTAGATGAAATCGACAAAATGGCAGCTGATTTTAGAGGAGATCCAGCAAGCGCTTTACTAGAAGTGCTTGATCCCGAACAAAACAGCACTTTTGTTGACCATTATCTAGAAGTAGAATATAATCTATCAAATGTGATGTTTATCGCTACTGCTAACACTTATAACTTACCACGTGCATTATTAGATCGCATGGAAATAATAAATATTTCCGGTTATGTGGAAGCAGAAAAAATGCAAATTGCAAAAAAGTATCTAGTCCCTAAACAGTTTAAGATGCATGGCGTTAAACAAAATGAAATCCATATTACTGATGAAGTAATTCTGGAACTGATCAGATATTATACCAAAGAATCAGGAGTTCGTTCCTTAGAACGAGAAATTGGCTCACTAACTCGTAAAGGACTAAAACAAATTCTTAGTAATAAAAATATTCTAGAATTAACTATTACTCCAGATAATCTCGAAGAATATCTGGGAGTTAAAAAATATCGTTTTGGTTTAGCTGAAGCAACTGATCAAATTGGTGCTACTACTGGTCTTGCTTATACTGAAGTTGGTGGTGATTTATTAACTATTGAAGCAGTATCTTTTCCTGGTAAAGGCGACATCAAAACTACTGGTAAACTTGGTGATGTAATGAAAGAATCTGCTGCAGCTGCTTACAGTTGTTTCCGAACTTGTGCTGATAGTTTTGGTTTAAAATATGAAGATTACAAAGATCTGGATATTCATATACATGTACCGGAAGGAGCGATTCCAAAAGACGGACCTTCTGCAGGGATTGCAATTTTTACTACTATAGTATCATTAATGACACGAAGACCAGTAAAATATACAGTAGCGATGACTGGAGAAATTACTTTAAGTGGTAAAGTTCTACCTATTGGTGGGTTGAAAGAAAAATTACTTGCTGCTAGTAGAGGTGGGATCAAAACTGTCTTAATTCCTCAAGATAATGTTAAGGATTTAAAAGATATTCCAGCAAATATTAAAGATAATTTAGAAATCTTGCCGGTAGCAACTATCAATCAAGTTTTAGAGTTTGCATTAGCGAAATAG
- a CDS encoding serine/threonine dehydratase — MFDYIQSPSVIAKAYMRISAYLHETPILHSETLNELLDAEIYFKVESLQKTGAFKVRGVLNHLLELQEQEQLPTKIVAYSTGNHGIGLAWVAKMLGIKARIYLPKNTSQVKQQAATHYGAEVIYTEGRKEAELRAKNDSANGFYYLHPSDSDATIAGAGTMCYEALQQLKFSPDAIFAACGGGGLISGTYLAKELLSPTSLLIGCEPMQANDAFLSLQQGHIFSFAESPDTVADGLKTLALSERTFYYLQKIDQFLLAEEYEIYYWTAWLIHLLKVACEPSCALNMACVQDWLRNQQGSKKILILLSGGNIDPILYREIWKEDYLLNKPKR, encoded by the coding sequence ATGTTTGATTATATTCAATCACCATCAGTAATAGCTAAAGCTTATATGAGAATAAGTGCATATTTGCATGAAACTCCAATATTGCATTCTGAAACTTTAAACGAGCTGTTGGATGCTGAAATTTACTTTAAAGTAGAATCATTACAAAAAACTGGTGCTTTTAAAGTACGAGGTGTGCTTAACCATTTGCTGGAATTACAAGAACAAGAGCAGTTGCCTACAAAAATAGTTGCTTATAGTACTGGCAATCACGGTATAGGTTTAGCTTGGGTAGCAAAAATGTTAGGAATCAAAGCAAGAATATATCTTCCTAAAAATACTAGCCAAGTAAAACAACAAGCAGCAACACATTATGGCGCTGAGGTTATTTATACTGAAGGCCGAAAGGAAGCAGAGCTGCGAGCAAAAAATGACAGCGCAAATGGCTTTTATTATTTACACCCTTCAGATAGTGATGCAACAATTGCTGGAGCAGGTACTATGTGCTATGAAGCTCTACAACAACTAAAATTTAGTCCTGATGCTATTTTTGCTGCTTGTGGTGGTGGAGGTTTGATTTCTGGAACTTATCTGGCTAAAGAATTACTGTCTCCTACAAGTTTATTAATAGGCTGTGAGCCAATGCAGGCTAATGATGCTTTTCTGTCTTTACAGCAAGGACATATATTTTCGTTTGCAGAGTCTCCTGATACCGTAGCTGATGGTCTTAAAACTCTTGCTCTATCAGAACGCACGTTCTATTACTTGCAAAAAATAGATCAATTTTTACTAGCTGAGGAATATGAGATATATTACTGGACCGCATGGCTTATTCATTTATTAAAAGTAGCTTGCGAGCCTTCATGTGCATTAAACATGGCTTGCGTACAAGACTGGTTAAGGAATCAACAAGGTTCAAAAAAAATTCTCATATTGCTTTCAGGGGGAAATATTGACCCTATATTGTATAGAGAAATATGGAAAGAAGATTATTTGCTAAACAAGCCAAAAAGGTAA
- a CDS encoding divergent polysaccharide deacetylase family protein has translation MDMYTNKKRIKNYLIIINILLGSATLALLIFGVFVIQPQQVAIATKLQQYIFFDLKKLAQNSEAVLNPSPEQKTTEHKEAKIDDGHKFIHRTQHPRIAIIITNLGLNRLLTELALTMPPQIALGFLPYTTSLKPLLYKAKEDGHEIYINIPFETDHYTNHGLSTNFSADENIKKLKNILATCSGYHGVYSKNQENFINNHNFINLILEELIARKLIFIVGKDINTVLPKYILGKKQIMPTSIIIDQEAEDEEIKKKLDLLIEQAKTDKTAIAYVHGYAITLDIIKDWLPKLKQHNIELVPISELFKESDL, from the coding sequence ATGGATATGTACACCAATAAAAAACGTATCAAAAATTATTTGATTATTATTAATATCTTGCTTGGCTCTGCAACCTTGGCACTATTAATATTTGGAGTATTTGTTATTCAACCACAGCAAGTTGCAATAGCCACTAAACTTCAACAATACATATTTTTTGATTTAAAAAAACTAGCTCAAAATAGCGAAGCTGTTTTAAACCCCAGCCCAGAACAAAAAACTACTGAACATAAAGAAGCAAAAATAGATGATGGCCATAAATTTATTCACCGAACTCAACATCCCCGCATAGCAATAATTATTACTAACCTTGGATTAAATAGATTACTGACAGAGCTTGCTTTAACTATGCCACCTCAGATTGCTTTAGGATTTTTGCCATATACTACAAGCTTAAAACCTTTGTTGTATAAAGCTAAAGAAGATGGTCATGAAATATACATTAATATACCATTTGAAACAGATCATTATACTAATCATGGACTTAGTACTAATTTCTCTGCTGATGAAAATATTAAGAAGTTAAAAAATATATTAGCTACTTGTAGTGGATATCATGGAGTCTATAGTAAAAATCAAGAAAATTTCATTAATAACCATAATTTTATAAATTTAATACTAGAGGAATTGATTGCCAGGAAACTTATTTTTATAGTCGGTAAAGATATAAATACAGTTTTACCGAAATATATCTTAGGTAAAAAACAAATTATGCCAACTAGTATAATAATAGATCAAGAAGCGGAAGATGAAGAAATAAAGAAAAAGCTTGATTTATTAATAGAACAAGCAAAAACAGATAAAACTGCTATAGCTTATGTGCATGGTTATGCTATTACTCTAGATATAATAAAAGATTGGCTACCAAAATTAAAACAGCATAATATTGAACTAGTGCCAATATCTGAATTATTCAAAGAGTCAGATCTGTGA
- the parE gene encoding DNA topoisomerase IV subunit B, with translation MSDLFNFDQQKKLKNKEQSSYTAKDIEVLEGLEPVRKRPGMYIGGTDITAMHHLVSEVLDNSMDEAVAGFANLISITVHNDSSITVTDNGRGIPVDNHPKFRNKSALEVILTTLHSGGKFSDNVYQTAGGLHGVGISVVNALSEHLQVTVYKQGTSFTQTYAKGQPLTPLQTADAPKRLKGTAITFRPDQEIFGNSTRFNPQKLYDLAKSKAYLYQGVEIEWECHPALINDSTTPAKAIIHFPAGLKDYLSSKIDQDKIIAGNIFSGNRANEESIKLEWAIAWHDDTGFIKSYCNTIFTPLGGTHEQGIKNALLRGLKTYGEMVGNKKAQQIIIEDILDSACIIMSVFFKDPVFQGQTKEKLVSPSISKIIENIIKDHFDHWLSSNKAAATSLLEFIINTADLRINRKNEKNVARKTVTQKLRLPGKLADCIKETAQGTELFIVEGDSAGGSAKQARNRENQAVLPLRGKILNIANSTVDKIANNQEIQDLEIALACGSLKNFRIENLRYEKIIIMTDADIDGAHIASLLMTFFYFRMPKLITMGHLYIAQPPLYRLTQGSKTYYAANEDQKSILIKKLSKNSKSKIETGRFKGLGEMTPAQLKETTMNPEYRRMFKVNLQNQEEAYTIVNDLMGKKPEKRFEFIQNQALIKMGNIINNLDI, from the coding sequence ATGTCAGATTTATTCAACTTTGATCAACAAAAAAAACTGAAAAACAAAGAGCAATCTTCCTATACCGCAAAAGATATAGAAGTCCTGGAAGGTTTAGAACCGGTTCGTAAAAGACCTGGTATGTATATAGGTGGTACTGATATTACCGCCATGCATCATTTGGTTTCTGAAGTATTGGATAACTCCATGGATGAAGCGGTGGCTGGTTTTGCAAATTTGATAAGCATTACTGTACATAATGATAGCAGCATTACGGTTACTGATAATGGTCGAGGAATCCCAGTAGATAATCATCCAAAATTTCGTAATAAATCTGCGCTTGAGGTAATTTTAACCACACTGCATTCTGGTGGCAAATTTTCTGATAATGTTTATCAAACAGCTGGAGGGCTACATGGAGTTGGCATTTCGGTAGTCAATGCATTATCTGAACATCTACAAGTTACGGTTTATAAACAAGGCACTTCTTTTACTCAAACCTATGCTAAAGGCCAGCCTTTAACTCCGTTACAAACTGCAGATGCGCCAAAACGATTGAAAGGCACTGCTATTACCTTTCGTCCTGATCAAGAAATTTTTGGTAACTCAACACGCTTTAATCCACAAAAATTATATGATCTAGCAAAATCAAAAGCCTATTTATATCAGGGTGTAGAAATAGAATGGGAATGCCACCCTGCTTTGATTAATGATTCCACAACTCCAGCAAAAGCCATTATTCATTTTCCAGCGGGATTGAAGGATTATTTAAGTTCTAAAATCGATCAAGACAAAATAATTGCCGGTAATATTTTCAGTGGTAACCGTGCCAATGAAGAATCTATAAAACTTGAATGGGCTATTGCATGGCATGATGACACTGGTTTTATCAAATCATATTGTAATACTATTTTTACTCCGCTAGGCGGAACTCACGAACAAGGGATAAAAAATGCCTTATTGCGTGGCTTGAAAACTTATGGAGAGATGGTAGGAAACAAAAAGGCTCAGCAGATAATAATTGAGGATATCCTAGATTCTGCTTGCATTATCATGTCAGTATTTTTTAAAGATCCGGTATTTCAAGGACAAACTAAAGAAAAATTAGTATCACCTTCTATTAGTAAAATTATCGAGAATATTATCAAAGATCATTTTGATCATTGGCTCAGTAGTAATAAAGCAGCAGCCACAAGCTTATTAGAATTTATTATAAATACTGCTGATTTACGAATTAACCGTAAGAATGAAAAAAACGTTGCTCGAAAAACCGTAACCCAAAAATTACGCTTACCTGGCAAACTAGCGGATTGCATAAAAGAAACAGCGCAAGGTACGGAATTATTTATTGTTGAAGGCGATTCTGCTGGTGGATCTGCTAAACAAGCCAGGAATCGTGAAAACCAGGCAGTATTACCTCTTCGTGGGAAAATACTTAATATTGCCAACTCAACTGTGGATAAAATTGCCAATAATCAAGAGATACAAGATTTAGAAATAGCACTTGCTTGCGGATCGCTAAAAAATTTTCGTATTGAAAATTTACGATATGAAAAAATTATTATTATGACTGATGCTGATATTGACGGTGCTCATATTGCCTCATTACTAATGACATTTTTTTACTTTAGAATGCCCAAATTAATCACTATGGGACATTTATATATTGCCCAACCACCACTTTATCGCTTGACACAAGGTAGTAAAACTTATTACGCTGCAAACGAAGATCAGAAATCCATTTTAATAAAAAAATTATCAAAAAATAGTAAAAGCAAAATTGAAACTGGTAGGTTCAAAGGGCTAGGAGAAATGACCCCAGCACAATTAAAAGAGACGACCATGAACCCTGAATACAGGAGAATGTTTAAAGTAAATCTCCAAAATCAGGAAGAAGCATATACTATAGTAAATGATTTGATGGGCAAAAAACCAGAAAAACGTTTTGAATTTATTCAGAATCAAGCCCTGATTAAGATGGGAAATATTATAAATAATTTAGATATTTAA